One genomic window of Tatumella citrea includes the following:
- a CDS encoding helix-turn-helix domain-containing protein, whose translation MIDEMSSKEDDINIRIGLKVKSERENRGWSLTTLADHSGVSRAMIHKIERGESSPTATLLARLAGAFGFSMSQLIALSEVTAGTLLRHDQQPVWQDPETGYIRRHVSPGAIPVDLVSVELPARVSVPMPAISYMSRRQLIWVLEGELVFTEGNHRFTLSCGDCLELGDPVDCIFTNASDQLCRYAVVVLKAQ comes from the coding sequence ATGATAGACGAAATGTCCAGTAAAGAAGACGATATAAATATACGCATCGGCCTGAAGGTAAAAAGCGAGCGGGAAAATCGTGGCTGGTCGTTGACCACTCTGGCGGATCATTCCGGTGTGTCACGGGCTATGATCCATAAAATTGAGCGCGGAGAAAGCAGCCCGACAGCCACACTTCTGGCAAGACTGGCCGGGGCGTTTGGTTTCTCAATGTCACAGCTCATTGCTCTGTCTGAAGTGACCGCCGGAACACTGTTACGCCATGATCAGCAGCCGGTCTGGCAGGACCCGGAAACCGGTTATATCCGGCGTCATGTCTCCCCCGGAGCAATCCCCGTTGATCTGGTCAGTGTCGAATTACCGGCCAGGGTTTCGGTGCCCATGCCAGCCATCTCTTATATGTCACGCAGGCAACTGATATGGGTGCTGGAAGGTGAGCTTGTGTTTACCGAAGGCAATCACCGCTTTACGCTGAGTTGTGGCGATTGTCTTGAATTAGGTGATCCTGTGGATTGCATT
- a CDS encoding GNAT family N-acetyltransferase, producing the protein MKIRHASVEDCEAIAGIYNHAVVHSAAIWTDHTVDGEERKSWMVQRQQAGYPVIVITDDQQKVAGYASYGEWSAKEGYRFTVEHSVYVRHDFRGKGAGRLLMNELISMAVAQGLHVMVAAIESENLASIALHQSLGFTGEVRIPEVGTKFGRWLDLTFLYLPLEPLRAVSASDGS; encoded by the coding sequence ATGAAAATACGCCACGCCAGTGTTGAGGATTGTGAAGCGATTGCCGGTATCTATAACCATGCTGTTGTCCATTCAGCGGCTATCTGGACTGATCACACTGTAGATGGCGAAGAGCGCAAGTCATGGATGGTCCAGCGGCAACAGGCAGGTTATCCGGTGATAGTTATTACGGATGATCAGCAAAAGGTTGCCGGTTATGCAAGCTATGGAGAGTGGAGTGCGAAAGAAGGTTACCGTTTTACCGTTGAACATTCGGTTTATGTCCGGCATGACTTTCGTGGTAAAGGGGCGGGGCGGTTGCTGATGAATGAGCTTATTTCGATGGCAGTCGCGCAGGGATTGCATGTCATGGTCGCCGCTATCGAATCCGAAAATCTGGCGTCGATTGCATTGCATCAGTCACTCGGCTTTACCGGTGAAGTCAGAATTCCGGAAGTAGGAACTAAGTTTGGTCGCTGGCTGGATCTGACATTCCTCTATCTGCCGCTGGAACCATTGCGGGCGGTTTCAGCATCGGATGGTTCATAA
- a CDS encoding LysR family transcriptional regulator, whose product MYSVKDLSVFIRAAQSHSFAEAASSLGLTASAVGKVIQKIEDRHNIRLFKRNTRHIFLTEEGEVLLHHAMTIVGEFDNAVNAFSELKNSERGKLKISIPNIDLLFGELLADFMRDHPQTELEIDVNDEHSDIIKDGFDAVIRFGESADSRLYARTIGTLTMGVFHAPDYQPTDILTANQFLLYRFPSTGKTEHWDGALPFDPRAVKHASVINSIPLIHRLCLAGGGLAWLPEALCHEDLRAGRLQKMAGSETTQRTVNIVWPNNRNAGLRLRAFIQFFAREFMNHPMLKPPAMVPAADRGMSDPASDQT is encoded by the coding sequence ATGTATTCAGTCAAAGACTTATCGGTGTTTATCCGCGCAGCCCAAAGCCATAGCTTTGCCGAGGCAGCCAGTAGCCTGGGGTTAACCGCATCCGCCGTCGGTAAAGTGATTCAGAAAATTGAAGATCGTCACAACATCCGGCTGTTTAAGCGCAACACCCGTCATATTTTCCTGACCGAAGAAGGGGAAGTCCTGCTACATCATGCCATGACGATTGTCGGGGAGTTTGATAATGCGGTGAACGCTTTCAGCGAACTGAAAAACAGTGAACGGGGAAAACTTAAGATCAGTATCCCGAATATTGATTTACTGTTTGGTGAGTTACTGGCCGATTTTATGCGCGATCATCCACAGACCGAACTGGAAATCGATGTGAATGATGAGCATAGCGATATCATTAAAGACGGTTTCGATGCTGTTATTCGTTTTGGCGAAAGTGCCGATTCACGACTATATGCCCGGACTATCGGCACGCTGACCATGGGAGTGTTCCATGCCCCTGACTATCAGCCGACCGATATACTCACAGCTAACCAGTTTCTGCTCTACCGTTTTCCTTCCACCGGAAAAACGGAACACTGGGATGGAGCGCTGCCGTTTGATCCGCGGGCGGTAAAACACGCCAGTGTGATTAATTCAATCCCACTTATCCACCGCCTGTGCCTGGCCGGCGGTGGTCTGGCGTGGTTACCGGAAGCCTTGTGTCATGAGGACTTGCGGGCGGGTCGTCTGCAGAAAATGGCAGGCAGCGAAACCACCCAGCGTACCGTCAATATTGTCTGGCCAAACAATCGCAATGCCGGGCTAAGACTGCGTGCCTTTATACAGTTTTTTGCCCGGGAATTTATGAACCATCCGATGCTGAAACCGCCCGCAATGGTTCCAGCGGCAGATAGAGGAATGTCAGATCCAGCCAGCGACCAAACTTAG
- a CDS encoding MoaF-related domain-containing protein: protein MAIQFPHAGKSFTLTMNNGLVVKNSYHPNQEIITVEFLSGELTGTVMDVPFQWRELADGSFLISWQESDNNTVVHCDNFSTGRSYAYYTTMGGDFYVMEGQIV, encoded by the coding sequence ATGGCAATTCAGTTTCCACATGCAGGTAAAAGTTTCACTCTGACAATGAATAACGGGCTGGTGGTAAAAAACAGTTATCATCCAAATCAGGAAATTATTACCGTGGAATTTCTTAGTGGTGAGCTGACCGGTACGGTTATGGATGTTCCTTTTCAGTGGCGCGAACTCGCTGATGGCAGTTTTCTGATCAGCTGGCAGGAATCGGATAATAATACAGTGGTGCATTGTGATAACTTCAGTACCGGTCGCTCTTATGCTTACTACACCACCATGGGTGGCGATTTTTATGTTATGGAAGGGCAAATCGTCTGA
- a CDS encoding LysR substrate-binding domain-containing protein: MKVTLEDMRIWVAVADSGSITAAAGQLAMTVSSVSRSLSRLESKLDTTLMLRTTRRMALTSEGNLFLQRARQILESVASAEDELAVRRETPSGRLRINTAPSFMQHVIVPLLGGFISRYPQIDPELTTDDLPIDLLEQQTDIAIRMGALQDSRIHARILGYSPLRLFASPDYLRRYGVPEQTEQLADHRTLGFTQPVVHNHWPIFNHRQEFIQITPTLRASSGETLLQLAIAGQGIARLSDFASKTAVREGRLVPILEQEIQSMLLPVHALYYRNTALTVRIRCFLDYLQQAVIEHHLLLPPTATAKN; this comes from the coding sequence ATGAAAGTTACACTGGAAGATATGCGAATCTGGGTTGCGGTAGCAGACAGTGGTTCTATTACCGCAGCTGCTGGACAACTGGCAATGACGGTCTCTTCTGTTAGCCGTTCGCTCAGCCGTCTGGAGAGCAAACTGGATACCACACTGATGTTGCGAACAACCCGACGGATGGCGCTGACCTCTGAAGGGAATCTGTTTCTGCAACGGGCCAGACAAATTCTGGAATCTGTGGCATCGGCAGAAGATGAACTGGCAGTACGCCGTGAAACCCCTTCCGGGCGGTTGCGGATTAATACTGCTCCTTCATTTATGCAGCATGTTATCGTGCCGCTGCTGGGGGGATTTATCAGCCGTTATCCACAGATCGATCCGGAACTTACTACCGATGATCTGCCGATTGATCTGCTGGAACAGCAAACCGATATCGCGATTCGTATGGGCGCGTTACAGGATTCCCGTATTCACGCACGGATCCTTGGCTACAGCCCTCTGCGGTTATTTGCCAGTCCGGACTATCTGCGACGTTATGGTGTGCCGGAACAGACAGAGCAACTGGCAGATCACCGTACTCTGGGATTTACTCAGCCGGTGGTGCATAACCACTGGCCAATCTTCAATCATCGTCAGGAATTTATTCAGATTACCCCGACGCTTCGTGCATCGAGTGGCGAGACATTACTGCAACTGGCCATTGCCGGCCAGGGAATCGCAAGACTGTCGGATTTTGCCTCGAAAACCGCGGTGCGGGAAGGCCGGCTGGTACCGATACTGGAGCAGGAAATACAGAGTATGTTATTACCGGTTCATGCGCTGTATTACCGTAATACTGCTCTGACTGTTCGTATTCGCTGTTTTCTGGATTATCTGCAACAGGCTGTGATTGAACACCACCTGTTGTTGCCACCGACGGCTACAGCAAAAAATTAA
- a CDS encoding NAD(P)H-dependent oxidoreductase: MSKILIIDGGTTFGHSAGRLNHTLSDEGASELSRLGHEVSVTRIDQGYDIEAEIEKFASHDTVILQMPGWWMGEPWTVKKYIDEVFTYGHGRLYASDGRTRADSEKKYGSGGLLQGKTYMLSLTWNAPLQAFTDPQQFFEGVGVDGVYLHSHKAFQFLGMSGLPTFICNDVIKDPQVPVYLENYRQHLQQVFG, from the coding sequence ATGAGTAAGATCCTGATTATTGACGGGGGCACCACCTTCGGCCATTCCGCCGGACGCCTGAACCATACCCTTAGCGATGAAGGCGCCAGCGAACTGAGCCGCCTTGGGCATGAAGTGTCAGTCACCCGCATCGACCAGGGATACGACATTGAAGCAGAAATCGAAAAATTCGCCAGTCATGACACCGTTATCCTGCAAATGCCGGGTTGGTGGATGGGTGAACCCTGGACGGTGAAAAAATATATCGACGAAGTCTTTACCTATGGTCACGGGCGCCTGTACGCCAGTGATGGTCGTACCCGTGCCGACAGTGAAAAGAAATATGGGTCCGGCGGGCTGTTACAGGGGAAAACATATATGTTGTCACTGACCTGGAACGCTCCGTTACAGGCGTTTACCGACCCTCAGCAATTCTTCGAAGGCGTTGGCGTGGATGGGGTATACCTGCACAGCCACAAAGCGTTCCAGTTCCTGGGAATGAGTGGTTTACCAACCTTTATCTGTAATGATGTGATTAAAGATCCTCAGGTTCCTGTGTACCTGGAAAACTATCGCCAGCATTTACAGCAGGTATTCGGTTAA
- a CDS encoding transporter substrate-binding domain-containing protein, with protein MLKKLSTALLLLPVMASAQSHLDTVLQTKVLRVCTTGDYKPYSFLRPDGQYEGLDISMAESLAASLGAKPQWIATRWKTLSNDFISQHCDIAVGGVSVTLNRQRIAWFARPLGSDGKIPLVRCADREKYQTVEQLNRPEVRVTEPAGGTNEAFVHQYLPRATLTLFPDNVTIFGQILSGKADVMITDASEAEYQQGRNPGLCALNPKAPLQYGEKAYMIPRDDSSWKQYVDQWQHLSQETGEYRKIAEQWLGAAGL; from the coding sequence ATGTTAAAGAAACTTTCTACGGCCTTGCTGTTACTGCCGGTGATGGCCAGTGCGCAATCACATCTCGACACCGTGTTACAGACAAAAGTATTAAGGGTTTGTACCACCGGAGATTACAAGCCCTACAGCTTTCTGCGGCCTGACGGGCAATATGAAGGGCTGGATATTTCGATGGCGGAATCACTCGCTGCCAGCCTCGGGGCAAAACCGCAGTGGATTGCGACCCGCTGGAAGACTCTCAGCAACGATTTTATCAGCCAGCATTGTGATATTGCGGTAGGTGGGGTGTCAGTCACTTTGAATCGCCAGCGAATTGCCTGGTTTGCCAGACCCCTTGGCAGTGACGGAAAAATTCCCCTGGTTCGTTGTGCTGACCGTGAGAAGTATCAGACAGTTGAACAGCTGAATCGGCCGGAGGTGAGGGTAACTGAACCGGCCGGGGGTACTAATGAAGCCTTTGTTCATCAGTATCTGCCGCGAGCTACTCTGACCCTGTTCCCGGATAATGTCACCATATTTGGCCAAATTCTCAGCGGCAAGGCGGATGTTATGATCACGGATGCCTCTGAAGCAGAATATCAGCAAGGGCGTAATCCGGGCTTATGCGCACTGAATCCCAAAGCACCACTGCAATATGGTGAAAAAGCTTACATGATCCCCCGTGATGACAGCAGCTGGAAACAGTATGTCGATCAGTGGCAGCATCTGAGTCAGGAGACCGGCGAATACCGGAAAATCGCTGAGCAATGGCTGGGCGCCGCAGGCTTATAA
- the parC gene encoding DNA topoisomerase IV subunit A produces the protein MSDMTRDGAERLALHKFTENAYLNYSMYVIMDRALPYIGDGLKPVQRRIIYAMSELGLNASAKFKKSARTVGDVLGKYHPHGDSACYEAMVLMAQPFSYRYPLVDGQGNWGAPDDPKSFAAMRYTESRLSRYAELLLSELGQGTVDYVANFDGTLQEPKMLPARLPNILLNGTTGIAVGMATDIPPHNLREVADAAITLIDKPNTSLDELLDIVQGPDFPTEAEIITPRSEIRKIYENGRGSVRQRAVWKKEEGEIVITALPHQVSGAKVLEQIAAQMRNKKLPMVEDLRDESDHENPTRLVIVPRSSRVDADPLMNHLFATTDLEKSYRINLNMIGLDNRPAVKNLLEILSEWLVYRRETVRKRLTFRLDKVLNRLHILEGLLIAFLNIDEVIEIIRHEDEPKAVLMSRFSISETQAEAILELKLRHLAKLEEMKIRGEQDELAKERDELQALLASERKMNTLLKKELQADSKTYGDSRRSPLREREEAKAISETDLVPSEPVTVVLSQMGWVRSAKGHDIDPAGLSYKAGDSYLASAKGKSNLPVSFIDSTGRSYTLDPNSLPSARGQGEPLTGKLTPPPGAVVEQVLMEADDQRLLMASDAGYGFICTFNDLLSRNRAGKAVLSLPANAKVMTPLAVHSDEDMLLAITAAGRMLMFPVKDLPQLSKGKGNKIISIPAAEAAAGSDKLAWLLLLPPQSVVTLHVGKRKLMLREDDLQKFRTERGRRGTLLPRGLQRIDRVEVDAPSLNQDVADTAE, from the coding sequence ATGAGTGACATGACCCGGGACGGTGCAGAACGTCTTGCATTGCACAAATTTACCGAGAACGCATACCTGAATTACTCCATGTACGTAATCATGGACAGGGCTCTTCCTTATATCGGGGACGGACTCAAGCCAGTTCAGCGGCGTATTATTTATGCAATGTCTGAGCTGGGATTAAATGCCAGTGCAAAGTTTAAAAAGTCGGCACGTACCGTCGGGGATGTTCTGGGTAAATATCATCCACACGGTGACAGCGCCTGTTACGAAGCAATGGTGCTGATGGCTCAGCCTTTCTCATACCGTTATCCACTGGTTGACGGGCAGGGGAACTGGGGTGCTCCGGATGATCCTAAATCCTTTGCAGCCATGCGTTACACCGAATCGCGTTTGTCACGTTATGCCGAGTTACTGCTCAGTGAACTGGGGCAGGGCACGGTAGATTATGTGGCCAACTTTGATGGTACTTTGCAGGAGCCGAAAATGCTGCCTGCCAGGTTGCCAAATATCCTGCTGAACGGCACGACCGGTATTGCGGTGGGGATGGCAACTGATATTCCTCCACACAATTTACGTGAAGTCGCCGATGCGGCAATTACCCTGATTGATAAACCCAATACCTCACTCGATGAGTTACTGGATATTGTTCAGGGGCCTGACTTCCCGACCGAAGCTGAAATTATTACCCCGCGCAGCGAAATCCGTAAGATTTATGAAAACGGTCGCGGCAGTGTTCGTCAGCGCGCAGTCTGGAAGAAAGAAGAGGGCGAAATTGTTATCACCGCGCTGCCTCATCAGGTGTCCGGCGCCAAGGTGCTGGAGCAGATTGCGGCTCAGATGCGCAATAAAAAACTGCCGATGGTTGAGGATCTGCGAGACGAATCCGACCATGAAAACCCGACCCGACTGGTGATTGTACCTCGTTCCAGCAGAGTAGATGCTGATCCTCTGATGAACCACCTGTTCGCCACGACGGATCTGGAAAAAAGCTACCGCATTAACCTGAATATGATCGGCCTGGATAACCGCCCGGCAGTGAAGAACCTGCTGGAGATTCTCAGTGAATGGCTGGTGTATCGTCGTGAGACAGTCCGTAAGCGGTTAACCTTCCGTCTGGATAAGGTGCTGAACAGACTGCATATTCTGGAAGGTTTGCTGATTGCCTTCCTGAATATTGATGAAGTTATTGAGATTATTCGCCATGAGGATGAGCCGAAAGCTGTCCTGATGTCACGTTTTTCCATCAGCGAAACCCAGGCTGAAGCCATCCTTGAACTGAAATTACGTCACCTTGCAAAACTTGAGGAGATGAAGATTCGCGGTGAACAGGATGAACTGGCGAAAGAACGTGATGAATTACAGGCACTGCTGGCCTCTGAGCGTAAAATGAATACCCTGCTGAAGAAAGAGCTGCAGGCTGACAGTAAAACTTATGGTGACTCCCGCCGTTCTCCGTTGCGGGAACGTGAGGAAGCGAAAGCTATCAGTGAAACAGACCTTGTTCCTTCAGAGCCGGTGACAGTTGTGCTGTCGCAGATGGGCTGGGTAAGAAGTGCCAAAGGCCATGATATTGATCCGGCCGGGCTGAGCTACAAAGCAGGTGACAGTTATCTGGCGTCAGCAAAAGGTAAAAGTAATCTGCCGGTGTCGTTTATTGACTCTACCGGCCGTAGCTACACCCTGGATCCTAACAGCCTGCCTTCTGCCCGTGGACAGGGAGAACCGCTGACCGGCAAACTGACCCCACCACCGGGGGCCGTGGTGGAGCAGGTACTGATGGAAGCCGACGATCAGCGCTTGCTGATGGCCTCTGACGCCGGTTATGGCTTTATCTGCACCTTTAACGATTTGCTGTCGCGAAATCGTGCCGGTAAAGCCGTACTGAGTTTACCTGCGAATGCCAAAGTCATGACGCCGCTGGCAGTGCACAGTGATGAAGATATGTTGCTGGCGATTACTGCGGCAGGGCGGATGCTGATGTTCCCGGTGAAAGATCTGCCACAGTTGTCAAAAGGCAAAGGGAATAAGATCATCTCCATTCCTGCTGCCGAAGCTGCTGCGGGGAGCGATAAACTGGCCTGGTTGTTACTGCTGCCACCTCAGAGTGTGGTGACTTTACATGTGGGCAAACGCAAGCTGATGCTGCGTGAAGATGATTTACAAAAATTCAGAACCGAGCGCGGACGGCGGGGTACATTGTTGCCTCGTGGTCTGCAACGAATTGATCGGGTCGAAGTCGACGCTCCGTCACTGAATCAGGATGTGGCGGACACTGCAGAATGA
- a CDS encoding 1-acylglycerol-3-phosphate O-acyltransferase, with protein sequence MLLIVRAIIVVIYSIFVCVFGCLWCCFSPRNPRHVATFAHAFGRLNTVFGIRVELRKPADADNFGNAIYIANHQNNYDMVTAANMVQPPTVTVGKKSLAWIPFFGQLYWLTGNLLIDRDNRSKAHDTISELVAQFKKKDISFWMFPEGTRSRGRGLLPFKTGAFHAALAAGVPVIPIVISNTHNQIKLNRWRNGLVIVEMLPPVDIKQFEGQSARKLATHCRELMSARLEVLNEEVARRAQEK encoded by the coding sequence ATGCTGTTAATTGTGCGCGCAATTATCGTTGTTATTTATTCTATTTTCGTCTGTGTATTTGGTTGTCTCTGGTGCTGTTTTTCACCGAGAAATCCGCGACATGTTGCCACCTTTGCTCATGCCTTTGGACGTCTGAACACCGTGTTTGGAATCCGTGTTGAGTTACGCAAACCTGCGGATGCCGACAACTTCGGTAATGCCATCTATATTGCTAACCACCAGAATAACTACGATATGGTGACGGCCGCGAATATGGTTCAGCCGCCAACCGTAACCGTCGGTAAAAAAAGCCTGGCGTGGATACCTTTTTTTGGCCAGCTGTACTGGCTGACCGGAAACCTGTTGATTGATCGTGATAACCGCAGTAAGGCTCACGACACTATCAGTGAATTAGTGGCTCAGTTTAAAAAGAAAGACATCTCTTTCTGGATGTTTCCGGAAGGAACCCGTAGCCGTGGTCGCGGATTGCTGCCTTTTAAAACCGGTGCGTTTCATGCAGCCCTGGCTGCCGGTGTACCGGTAATTCCGATTGTTATTTCCAACACGCATAACCAGATTAAGCTGAACCGCTGGCGTAACGGGCTGGTGATTGTTGAAATGCTTCCCCCGGTGGATATAAAACAATTTGAAGGTCAGTCTGCACGTAAGCTGGCAACGCATTGTCGTGAACTGATGTCAGCCAGGCTTGAAGTGTTAAATGAAGAAGTTGCCCGCCGGGCACAGGAAAAATAG
- the ftsP gene encoding cell division protein FtsP has translation MSFNRRQFLQLSAGAALGSTLLPHSALAADTGENALPVPPLLESRRGQPLFLTLQASHWAFNGTSKVPVWGFNGLYLGPTVRVHNGDDVKLIYSNRLSEPVSMTVSGLQVQGALNGGAPRQISPNVDWAPILPVRQAAATCWYHADTPHHMAPHVYNGLAGMWLIEDDNSKSLPLPKHYGVDDFPLIIQDKRLDNFGSPVYDSGADEGFYGDILLVNGIREPYVNVSRGWVRLRLLNASNARRYQLQLSDNRPFTVIAGDQGFLPSAVTVQQLSLAPGERREVLVDLSQGNDVSITAGTAATLIERIKGIFEPSSILTSTLVLTLRPTGLLPLVTDGIPSQLAPQPQANNVSGSRQIQLDDSPAGINGKAWDLKRIDTVVQQGAVERWTIQANQPQPFHIQGAMFLIISINGAPAMVEDRGWKDTVWVDGSVELLVTFPQSSSEHFPFVYYSQNLELADRGCAGQLMVQQAIN, from the coding sequence ATGTCTTTTAACCGTCGTCAGTTTCTGCAGTTATCCGCCGGCGCAGCTCTTGGCAGTACTTTGCTGCCGCACAGTGCGCTGGCAGCAGACACCGGAGAAAATGCTCTGCCGGTACCACCTCTGCTTGAATCGCGCCGTGGTCAGCCACTATTTCTGACTTTACAGGCCAGCCACTGGGCATTTAATGGCACCAGTAAAGTTCCGGTCTGGGGGTTTAACGGACTTTACCTCGGGCCGACGGTCAGAGTTCATAATGGCGATGATGTAAAACTGATTTACAGCAACCGTCTGTCTGAGCCGGTGTCGATGACGGTCAGCGGATTGCAGGTACAGGGCGCGTTAAACGGTGGGGCACCACGACAGATTTCGCCGAATGTAGACTGGGCGCCCATACTGCCGGTGCGTCAGGCTGCAGCCACCTGCTGGTACCATGCGGATACTCCTCACCATATGGCACCCCATGTTTATAATGGCCTGGCCGGCATGTGGTTGATTGAAGATGACAACAGTAAGTCATTGCCGTTGCCTAAACACTATGGAGTGGATGATTTCCCGTTGATTATCCAGGATAAACGTCTGGATAACTTTGGCTCGCCGGTCTACGACAGTGGCGCAGACGAAGGATTTTACGGCGATATTCTGCTGGTTAATGGTATCCGCGAACCTTATGTCAATGTCTCCAGAGGCTGGGTCCGTTTACGGTTACTCAACGCCTCAAACGCTCGTCGTTATCAGCTACAGCTCAGTGATAACCGGCCTTTCACAGTGATTGCCGGTGATCAGGGCTTTTTACCTTCAGCGGTCACTGTGCAACAGTTATCACTGGCTCCGGGGGAACGTCGTGAAGTGTTGGTAGATCTCTCCCAGGGGAATGACGTCTCAATCACTGCCGGTACTGCCGCGACCTTAATTGAGCGGATCAAAGGTATTTTCGAACCTTCATCGATCCTGACATCAACACTGGTACTAACTCTGCGTCCGACCGGATTATTACCGCTGGTCACTGATGGCATACCTTCGCAGCTGGCTCCCCAGCCGCAGGCGAATAATGTTTCCGGCAGCCGCCAGATACAGCTGGATGATTCACCGGCAGGAATTAATGGTAAAGCCTGGGATCTGAAACGGATTGATACTGTGGTGCAACAGGGCGCAGTAGAACGCTGGACAATCCAGGCAAATCAGCCTCAGCCGTTCCATATTCAGGGGGCAATGTTCCTGATTATCAGTATTAACGGCGCACCGGCAATGGTAGAGGATCGTGGCTGGAAAGATACTGTCTGGGTGGATGGCAGTGTCGAGTTGTTGGTGACTTTTCCGCAAAGTTCTTCGGAGCATTTCCCGTTTGTCTACTATAGTCAGAATCTGGAGCTGGCCGATCGTGGCTGCGCCGGTCAGCTGATGGTTCAGCAGGCGATTAACTAA
- the dkgA gene encoding 2,5-didehydrogluconate reductase DkgA yields MSEQSIIRLNDGHLMPQLGLGVWQASVEETRHAVRHALQTGYRSIDTAAIYQNEEGVGQALSEAALPRENLFITTKLWNSDQTRAAEALELSLKKLQLDYVDLYLIHWPCPQQNDYIGAWQQLIELQKQGLIKSIGVCNFQQEHLQNIIRETGVTPVINQIELHPLFQQRPMHAWNGLHHIQTESWSPLAQGGKGVFDHPKIQYLADKYQKTPAQIVIRWHIDNGLVVIPKSVTAKRIEENFAVFDFSLEKTELTDLTVLEAGKRLGPDPDTFNRT; encoded by the coding sequence ATGTCCGAACAATCTATCATCAGGCTGAATGACGGCCATCTTATGCCACAGTTAGGGCTCGGCGTCTGGCAGGCTTCAGTAGAAGAAACCCGACACGCCGTCCGACACGCATTGCAAACCGGCTACCGATCTATCGATACCGCAGCCATTTATCAGAACGAAGAAGGCGTTGGTCAGGCATTAAGTGAAGCGGCACTACCACGGGAAAATCTGTTTATTACCACCAAACTGTGGAACAGTGACCAGACCCGCGCGGCTGAAGCTCTCGAACTTAGCCTGAAGAAATTACAGCTTGATTATGTTGATCTATACCTTATCCACTGGCCCTGTCCGCAACAGAATGACTATATCGGCGCCTGGCAGCAACTGATTGAGTTGCAGAAGCAGGGGCTGATTAAAAGTATCGGTGTATGTAATTTTCAGCAGGAGCATCTGCAAAACATTATTCGTGAAACCGGCGTAACCCCGGTGATTAATCAGATAGAACTGCATCCTCTGTTTCAACAACGTCCGATGCATGCATGGAACGGGTTGCATCACATTCAGACTGAATCATGGAGCCCGCTGGCACAAGGCGGTAAAGGCGTATTCGATCACCCGAAAATTCAGTATCTGGCGGATAAATACCAGAAAACACCGGCACAAATCGTTATCCGTTGGCATATCGATAATGGGCTGGTAGTCATCCCGAAATCTGTCACAGCAAAACGGATTGAAGAGAATTTCGCGGTATTTGATTTTAGCCTGGAAAAAACCGAGCTGACTGATCTGACCGTGCTGGAAGCAGGTAAAAGGCTGGGGCCGGATCCGGATACCTTTAACCGGACCTGA